From the Streptomyces sp. NBC_01216 genome, the window GACACTGAGCGCTTCCAGCTCGCTGGCGTGCAGCAGCTTGGCGTACGCCAGCGCGCGCAGCGTCGGCTTGTGCAGCTTGGAGACCAGGACGACGGAGCGGACCCGGGAGGGCCGGACGTACTCGTCGGGGCGTTCCTCGGCCGCCGCGATCTCGGCGGCCACGGAGTCGTAGTGCCGGCGGATCGCCGTCATCGTCCCGTAGAAGATCACCATGCCGAGCAGGGCGACCCAGGCGCCGTGGGTGAACTTCGTGGCGAGGACGACGACGAGGACGAGTCCGGTGAAGAAGGCTCCGAAGGTGTTGATCGCCCGGGACCGGATCATGCGGCGGCGCTTGGCGGTGTTCCGCTCGCTGCGCAGGTGGCGGTTCCAGTGCCGCACCATGCCGATCTGGCTCAGGGTGAAGGACACGAAGACACCGACGATGTACAGCTGGATCAGCTTGGTCGAGTCGGCTCCGTAGACCCACACGAGCAGCGCGGCGGCGCCGGCCAGCAGCACGATGCCGTTGGAGAAGGCGAGCCGGTCTCCGCGGGTGTGGAGCTGTCGGGGCAGGTACCGGTCCTGGGCGAGGATCGAGCCGAGGAGCGGGAAGCCGTTGTACGCCGTGTTGGCCGCGAGGAAGAGGACGAGCGCGGTGGCCGCGGCGAGAACGACGAAGAGGAAGGTGCCTTCTCCGAAGACGGCGGCGGCGACCTGGGAGATGACCGGGTCCTGGACGTATCCGTCGCCGACCGGGACACCGTCGAGGAGCAGGTCCTGGGCGGGCTTCTCGGCCATCCGTACGTCGGTGGCCATGGCCAGGAAGATGATGCCGCAGAACATCGTGACGGCGAGGCCGCCCATGAGGGCGAGGGTGGTGGCCGCGTTCTTCGACTTCGGCTTGCGGAAGGCGGGGACGCCGTTGGAGATCGCCTCGACGCCGGTGAGGGCGGCGCAGCCGGAGGAGAAGGCGCGCAGCAGCAGGAAGACGAGGGCGAAGCCGGCCAGGCCCTGGTGCTCGGGCTTGATCTCGAAGTCGGCGGTGGGCGCCCGCATGGTCTCGTCGAGGGCGATGCCCCGGTACGCGCCCCAGGCGATCATGATGAAGACGCCGGTGACGAAGACGTACGTCGGGATGGCGAAGAGGCTGCCCGACTCCTTCACCCCGCGCAGGTTCATCAGGGTCAGCAGGATGATCACGCCGACCGCGCACAGCACCTTGTGCTCGACGACGAACGGGACGGCCGAGCCGAGGTTCTCGATGCCGGAGGCGATGGAGACGGCGACGGTCAGGACGTAGTCGACGAGCAGGGCGCTCGCCACGGTGAGTCCTGCCTTGGCTCCGAGGTTGGTGGTGGCGACCTCGTAGTCGCCGCCGCCGCT encodes:
- a CDS encoding APC family permease encodes the protein MPKLTDVPKRILIGRALRSDKLGETLLPKRIALPVFASDPLSSVAYAPGEVLLVLSIAGLSAYHFSPWIALAVVVLMFTVVASYRQNVHAYPSGGGDYEVATTNLGAKAGLTVASALLVDYVLTVAVSIASGIENLGSAVPFVVEHKVLCAVGVIILLTLMNLRGVKESGSLFAIPTYVFVTGVFIMIAWGAYRGIALDETMRAPTADFEIKPEHQGLAGFALVFLLLRAFSSGCAALTGVEAISNGVPAFRKPKSKNAATTLALMGGLAVTMFCGIIFLAMATDVRMAEKPAQDLLLDGVPVGDGYVQDPVISQVAAAVFGEGTFLFVVLAAATALVLFLAANTAYNGFPLLGSILAQDRYLPRQLHTRGDRLAFSNGIVLLAGAAALLVWVYGADSTKLIQLYIVGVFVSFTLSQIGMVRHWNRHLRSERNTAKRRRMIRSRAINTFGAFFTGLVLVVVLATKFTHGAWVALLGMVIFYGTMTAIRRHYDSVAAEIAAAEERPDEYVRPSRVRSVVLVSKLHKPTLRALAYAKLLHASELEALSVNVDPAETKALREEWDRRGINVPLKILDSPYREITRPVIEYVKNIRRESPRDAVSIYIPEYVVGHWYEHLLHNQSALRLKGRLLFTPGVMVTSVPYQLRSSEAARKRARKRQDWNAPGSVRRGPVEKRAKETAAKN